The Prunus persica cultivar Lovell chromosome G8, Prunus_persica_NCBIv2, whole genome shotgun sequence genome includes a region encoding these proteins:
- the LOC18768846 gene encoding sucrose-binding protein, with translation MALKSKLLLVALLLSVLFLSVYVASATQDPELKQCRHQCEHQQGFDSKQREQCEQGCDKYIKQKREEEKHRRKSEGGGSFYPIPETGRAQEEEEEFQGRQQQDQNPYFFEDEHFETRVQTEEGRFQLLQKFTERSDLLRAIENYRIGFLVTKPHAFVAPCHFDADTVLFVFQGRPAVTIVRGEKRETHNLEHGDLFRIPAGTPVYMVNRDENEKLFIVNFMKPVSVPGEYEAFYAAGGENPESFFKAFSPQVLQAALKTEINKLERLFGQQRQGSITRASKEQIKKLSQQHGQGGSEGFWPFHGGQSSSDAFNLFSKHPSQANKFGRLFEADFNDFKQLQDLDLLVSFANITQGAMVGPYFNSRATKISFVLDGEGYFEMACPHVSSTGRQEPQPQPQPQQRRKSSPRYQKISGNLRRGAVFVAPAGHPMTAIASRNSNLQIICFEVNAHDNIRVPLVGKKNVVSQFDREAKQLAFNVPAREVDRIFNNQDDEFFFEGPNEQPEHGRAFA, from the exons ATGGCGTTGAAAAGTAAGCTTCTTTTGGTTGCCTTGCTCTTGTCTGTTCTGTTTCTGAGTGTATATGTAGCTTCGGCTACGCAAGACCCAGAGTTGAAGCAGTGCAGGCACCAGTGCGAACACCAGCAAGGGTTTGATTCAAAACAGAGGGAACAGTGTGAGCAAGGGTGTGACAAATACATCAAGCAGAAGAGGGAGGAAGAGAAACACAGAAGGAAATCAGAAGGAGGAGGAAGCTTTTATCCAATACCAGAGACCGGACGTGCgcaagaggaggaggaggagtttCAGGGTCGACAACAACAAGACCAAAATCCTTACTTCTTCGAAGATGAGCATTTTGAGACCAGAGTTCAAACAGAGGAAGGCAGATTTCAGCTTCTTCAGAAATTCACTGAAAGGTCAGATCTTTTGCGCGCCATTGAGAATTATCGAATTGGGTTTCTTGTCACTAAGCCACACGCATTTGTAGCTCCATGCCATTTTGATGCTGATACTgttctctttgttttccaGG GTCGACCAGCCGTTACCATAGTTaggggagagaagagagagaccCATAATCTTGAACATGGAGATCTCTTTAGAATTCCAGCAGGTACCCCTGTTTATATGGTCAACAGAGATGAGAATGAAAAGCTCTTCATTGTCAATTTCATGAAGCCAGTCTCTGTTCCTGGTGAGTACGAGGCATTTTATGCCGCTGGTGGTGAAAACCCAGAATCGTTTTTCAAAGCATTCAGCCCACAAGTACTTCAAGCCGCTTTAAAG ACGGAGATAAATAAGCTGGAGAGGTTATTTGGGCAGCAGAGGCAGGGCAGCATAACCAGGGCCTCCAAAGAACAAATTAAGAAACTGAGCCAACAGCACGGCCAAGGTGGAAGCGAAGGCTTCTGGCCTTTCCATGGTGGACAATCATCAAGTGATGCATTCAATCTTTTCAGCAAGCATCCCTCCCAAGCAAACAAATTTGGCCGTCTCTTTGAAGCAGATTTCAACGACTTCAAGCAGCTTCAAGACCTCGACCTCCTCGTCTCCTTCGCCAACATAACCCAA GGGGCTATGGTGGGCCCATACTTCAACTCGAGAGCCACAAAGATCTCTTTTGTGCTAGATGGAGAAGGCTACTTTGAGATGGCATGTCCTCATGTTAGCTCAACCGGAAGACAAGAGCCGCAGCCGCAGCCGCAGCCGCAGCAGAGACGGAAGAGCAGCCCAAGGTACCAGAAAATAAGCGGAAACTTGAGGCGTGGGGCGGTTTTTGTTGCACCAGCTGGTCACCCAATGACAGCCATAGCCTCGAGGAATAGCAACCTGCAAATCATCTGTTTTGAGGTCAATGCTCATGACAACATCAGGGTCCCTCTGGTAGGGAAGAAGAATGTGGTGAGCCAGTTTGACAGGGAAGCCAAACAGCTGGCTTTCAATGTGCCTGCAAGAGAAGTGGATCGCATCTTCAATAACCAAGACGATGAGTTCTTCTTTGAGGGACCAAATGAACAGCCTGAACATGGACGTGCTTTTGCATGA
- the LOC18768348 gene encoding tRNA (guanine-N(7)-)-methyltransferase non-catalytic subunit wdr4, with the protein MEDAAMENGETNKDSEVAPALIAVHPTQNSVAVAVGSDLRVFDLLGGCAVSLVDDSDGSLHKDSIRAIRYGANGKLFVSAGDDKLVKIWSTESWRCISSLCSEKRVSAVAISNDGSYVCFADKFGVVWVVVVDGFNGDQDFVNKKAAPLLSHYCSIITSLEFSPDGRFFLSADRDSKIRVTVFPKKPLDGAHEIQSFSLGHTEFVSCLAFVCTHECPQGFLVSGSGDSTVRLWDISSGSLLDTCDIREKAGLLESKEIEDRYAAVTDLCTIPDSTLVAVAVQSLQGIILLSCDLSAQTLYVAKVVSIKGDAFIPTSLGTSFSSGLLWMVTGASNLHDSQHPCLSRVKVISGFKESSPDFVQHGPIVLEDDEIPRSEKLLEKLQGRVSFDKNYFLTAAEALKTSMSNLLIKKQYSTEKREFRKRGRNDKKIKK; encoded by the exons ATGGAGGACGCTGCGATGGAAAACGGAGAGACAAACAAGGATAGTGAGGTGGCTCCTGCCCTAATTGCAGTCCACCCGACCCAGAATTCAGTTGCAGTCGCTGTCGGGTCGGACCTCCGCGTCTTCGACCTCCT TGGGGGTTGTGCGGTGTCTTTGGTAGATGATTCTGATGGTTCTCTTCATAAGGATTCCATAAGAGCCATTCGTTATGGAGCAAACGGGAAGCTCTTTGTGTCTGCTGGTGATGATAAACTTGTCAAGATATGGTCGACCGAATCGTGGCGCTGCATTAGTTCCTT GTGCTCAGAGAAAAGAGTGAGCGCAGTTGCCATTAGCAATGATGGTTCCTATGTTTGTTTTGCTGACAAATTTGGGGTTGTTTGGGTTGTGGTTGTGGATGGGTTTAATGGAGATCAAGATTTTGTGAATAAGAAGGCAGCACCACTGCTTTCTCACTATTGCAGCATCATAACAAGCCTG GAATTTTCACCAGATGGCCGATTTTTCCTTAGTGCTGATCGGGATTCCAAAATTCGA GTTACTGTGTTTCCCAAGAAGCCATTAGATGGAGCCCATGAGATACAAAGTTTTTCCCTTGGTCATACAGA GTTTGTTTCTTGCCTCGCTTTTGTTTGCACTCATGAATGCCCCCAGGGTTTCCTTGTCTCTGGAAGTGGTGATTCAACA GTTCGCCTATGGGATATTTCCTCAGGATCTCTCCTAGATACTTGTGATATCAGAGAAAAG GCAGGACTTTTAGAATCTAAAGAAATAGAAGACAGGTATGCTGCTGTTACTGATTTATGCACCATCCCAGATAGCACCCTTGTTGCGGTGGCTGTCCAAAG TTTGCAAGGAATAATATTGTTGAGCTGTGATCTTTCTGCTCAAACACTCTATGTTGCCAAG GTGGTTTCTATCAAGGGAGATGCCTTTATACCTACAAGCTTGGGGACTAGCTTTTCCTCTGGATTATTGTGGATGGTAACCGGTGCCTCAAACTTGCATGATTCTCAACACCCTTGTTTGTCCCGTGTCAAGGTTATCTCTGGCTTTAAGGAAAGCAGTCCTGATTTTGTTCAGCATGGGCCAATTGTTTTGGAAGATGATGAGATCCCTAGGAGCGAGAAATTGCTCGAGAAGTTGCAAGGAAGAGTTTCCTTTgacaaaaattatttcttgaCAGCAGCTGAGGCTTTGAAAACATCCATGAGCAATTTGCTAATAAAAAAGCAGTACTCTACGGAGAAACGAGAATTTAGAAAGAGAGGCAGAAAtgacaagaaaatcaaaaaatga
- the LOC18767456 gene encoding uncharacterized protein LOC18767456: protein MGWKAAEKLIRHWKVLRGDNVMIIRGKDKGDTGIIKRVIRSQNRVIVEGKNLVKKHIKQGQGHEGGIFTVEAPLHASNVQVVDPVTGRACKVGVRYLEDGTKVRVSRGIGASGSIIPRPEILKIRTTPRPTVAGPKDTPMNVALEKTYDAKTGKGMAEL, encoded by the exons ATGGGTTGGAAAGCGGCTGAGAAACTGATTAGGCACTGGAAGGTTCTCAGAGGAGATAAT GTGATGATAATAAGGGGCAAAGACAAGGGTGATACAGGTATTATCAAGCGAGTCATTCGCTCTCAGAATCGTGTTATTGTGGAAGGAAAAAATCTG GTAAAGAAACATATCAAGCAAGGCCAAGGCCATGAAGGTGGGATATTTACTGTCGAAGCCCCTCTTCATGCCTCAAATGTGCAAGTTGTTGATCCAGTGACAGG GAGGGCTTGTAAAGTTGGTGTAAGATATCTCGAGGATGGAACAAAAGTTCGAGTATCTAGAGGAATAGGGGCATCGGGATCTATAATCCCTCGTCCTGAGATCTTGAAGATAAGAACCACTCCAAGACCTACTGTTG CTGGTCCAAAGGACACTCCTATGAATGTTGCGTTGGAGAAGACTTATGATGCCAAAACAGGGAAGGGCATGGCTGAACTTTGA
- the LOC18768039 gene encoding F-box/kelch-repeat protein SKIP30: MSEQLIEGLPDAVSLRCLAWVPFYLHPKLELVSRSWQAAIRSPELFRARQEVGSCEDLLCVSAFDPDNLWQLYDPHRDLWITLPVLPSKIRNLSHFGAVSAAGKLFVLGGGSGAVDPQTGDQDGSFATNEVWSYDPVIRRWTPRASMLVPRAMFACCVLGGKIVVAGGFTSCRKSISQAEMYDPEKDAWDPIPDLHRTHNSACSGIVIGGKVHVLHKGLSTVQVLDNVGHEWTVEDYGWQQGPMTVVKGALYVMSHGVISKQDRESVKVLVSASEFGRRIGFAMTGLADEIYVIGGVIVPDQWNLEIKPMSDVDVLTIGSERPTWRQAAPMTRCRGTILGCTQLRI; the protein is encoded by the coding sequence ATGTCTGAACAACTGATAGAAGGTCTCCCTGACGCTGTTTCCCTTAGGTGTCTTGCATGGGTTCCTTTCTATCTCCATCCCAAGTTGGAGCTTGTTTCTCGTTCCTGGCAAGCTGCCATTCGTAGCCCTGAACTTTTTAGAGCTCGACAGGAGGTTGGCTCATGTGAGGATCTACTATGCGTGTCCGCTTTTGACCCAGATAATTTATGGCAGCTATATGACCCTCATCGAGATCTTTGGATTACACTCCCTGTTCTCCCCTCTAAAATCAGAAACCTTTCTCACTTTGGTGCTGTCTCTGCTGCCGGAAAATTGTTTGTTCTGGGTGGTGGCAGTGGCGCTGTTGACCCACAGACTGGCGACCAAGATGGCAGCTTTGCAACCAATGAGGTGTGGTCATATGATCCTGTAATTAGGCGATGGACACCACGTGCATCTATGCTTGTGCCTCGTGCGATGTTTGCATGCTGTGTTTTAGGCGGAAAGATTGTTGTTGCAGGTGGTTTCACCAGCTGTCGAAAATCAATTTCTCAGGCAGAAATGTATGACCCTGAGAAGGATGCGTGGGATCCAATTCCTGATCTCCATCGCACTCATAATTCTGCATGCTCAGGAATAGTGATTGGAGGAAAGGTGCATGTCTTACACAAGGGTTTATCAACGGTGCAAGTCTTGGACAATGTGGGGCATGAGTGGACGGTGGAGGATTATGGTTGGCAACAGGGTCCAATGACAGTTGTTAAGGGTGCACTTTATGTGATGAGCCATGGTGTTATCTCCAAGCAAGATAGAGAATCAGTGAAGGTATTGGTTTCGGCATCTGAGTTTGGTCGCAGAATTGGGTTTGCAATGACTGGACTAGCAGATGAGATTTATGTGATTGGTGGGGTGATTGTCCCTGACCAATGGAACTTGGAAATCAAGCCAATGTCTGATGTTGATGTTCTCACGATTGGGAGTGAAAGACCGACTTGGCGCCAGGCAGCTCCAATGACACGGTGCCGTGGAACGATTCTTGGTTGTACACAGTTGAGAATTTAG
- the LOC18767289 gene encoding non-specific lipid-transfer protein-like protein At2g13820, which produces MELFKAFRLITIPITLLIISLTSINGQISTPCTASMISNFTPCINYITGSSSNGTSPPTQSCCSSVKSLLGTGTDCACLLITASVPVQLPINRTLALSLPRACNMGGIPLQCKASASPLAAPGPALLGPTASSPLSPRASKAVAESPTPQSGTADDLQPTSPPVESEAPTQSTPGSGRLTPSPSASTLSYVSPPSLLLIILGLVVYKSY; this is translated from the exons ATGGAATTGTTCAAGGCTTTTCGCTTGATTACTATCCCAATTACCCTCTTAATCATTTCGCTAACGTCGATTAACGGGCAGATTAGCACGCCATGCACAGCCTCAATGATCAGCAACTTCACCCCATGCATAAATTATATCACTGGGAGCAGCAGCAATGGCACGTCACCACCAACACAGAGCTGTTGCAGTTCGGTAAAGTCGTTATTGGGCACCGGCACGGACTGTGCTTGCCTTCTCATAACTGCCAGTGTCCCAGTCCAACTGCCCATTAACCGAACCCTGGcgctctctcttcctcgagcTTGTAACATGGGGGGCATCCCATTACAGTGCAAAG CCTCTGCTAGTCCCTTAGCGGCTCCAGGTCCTGCCTTACTAGGGCCAACAGCTTCTTCTCCTTTAAGTCCGAGAG CTTCTAAGGCAGTGGCAGAATCTCCTACACCACAATCTGGGACAGCTGATGATCTGCAGCCAACATCTCCACCAGTAGAATCAGAAGCTCCAACACAATCTACTCCAGGGAGTGGTCGACTGACCCCATCACCATCAGCATCTACTCTATCTTATGTTTCCCCACCCTCTCTCCTACTCATAATTTTGGGACTCGTGGTTTATAAGTCCTACTGA
- the LOC109946303 gene encoding non-specific lipid-transfer protein-like protein At2g13820 isoform X1: MAFKGIEMALALVLGSMLLGGAMAQSGCTTALTSLAPCLNYVTGNSSNPSSSCCSQLSNVVQSSPQCLCSLLNGGGSSLGITINQTLALSLPAACKVQTPPASQCQAGANGPTTSPSTPPASSSADPSNQTPSDASTPEAAISPSASDIPSASGEGSKTVPSTNGNTSDGSNIKAPLHFVPLLLFVISCASTLTSF, encoded by the exons ATGGCATTCAAAGGAATTGAAATGGCTCTAGCCCTCGTCCTTGGGTCCATGCTTTTGGGTGGAGCCATGGCTCAATCAGGCTGTACCACTGCACTCACAAGCCTGGCACCATGCCTCAACTATGTCACAGGAAACTCATCAAACCCATCATCTTCATGCTGCTCACAGCTTTCTAATGTTGTCCAGTCATCACCACAGTGCCTTTGCTCATTGCTCAATGGTGGCGGCTCCTCATTGGGTATCACCATAAACCAAACCCTTGCTCTGTCTCTTCCTGCTGCCTGTAAAGTCCAAACTCCACCCGCTAGCCAGTGTCAAG CAGGTGCCAATGGACCTACAACAAGTCCATCAACTCCTCCAGCAAGTTCCTCTGCAGATCCCTCCAATCAAACACCTTCAGATGCTTCTACACCAGAAGCTGCAATTTCGCCTTCGGCCTCAGACATTCCTTCAGCTTCAG GAGAAGGGTCGAAAACAGTTCCATCCACAAACGGAAACACATCTGATGGAAGCAACATCAAAGCACCCCTTCACTTTGTTCCCTTGCTCCTTTTCGTTATCTCTTGTGCTTCTACTCTCACCAGTTTTTGA
- the LOC18766707 gene encoding non-specific lipid-transfer protein-like protein At2g13820: MAVRGIEIVLALVLAVVLREGTVDAQSSCTNVIISMSPCLDYVTGNSSTPSSSCCSQFANVVSSQPKCLCEVLNGGSSSVGVNINQTQALALPSACKVQTPPLSRCSGSSPTGSPSGAPTSPSGSGSKTVPSPSHGNSNKMAFPLLFFLLFIASYASTSTAN, encoded by the exons atggcaGTTAGGGGGATTGAGATTGTGCTAGCTTTGGTCCTTGCAGTGGTTCTGCGGGAAGGCACTGTTGATGCTCAATCAAGCTGCACCAATGTGATCATCAGCATGTCCCCATGCCTTGATTACGTAACAGGAAACTCATCAACCCCATCTTCCTCATGTTGCTCACAGTTTGCTAATGTGGTCAGCTCACAGCCAAAGTGCCTCTGTGAGGTTCTTAATGGAGGCTCCTCTTCCGTTGGTGTGAACATCAATCAGACTCAGGCATTGGCCCTCCCCTCTGCTTGCAAAGTCCAAACACCCCCGCTTAGCCGATGCAGcg GGTCATCTCCAACAGGTTCTCCCTCAGGGGCACCAACTTCTCCTTCAG gGAGTGGATCTAAAACTGTACCATCACCATCACATGGAAATTCTAACAAGATGGCATTTCCTCTGCTGTTCTTCTTGCTCTTCATTGCATCATATGCTTCAACTTCCACAGCCAACTAA
- the LOC109946303 gene encoding non-specific lipid-transfer protein-like protein At2g13820 isoform X2, with protein MAFKGIEMALALVLGSMLLGGAMAQSGCTTALTSLAPCLNYVTGNSSNPSSSCCSQLSNVVQSSPQCLCSLLNGGGSSLGITINQTLALSLPAACKVQTPPASQCQGANGPTTSPSTPPASSSADPSNQTPSDASTPEAAISPSASDIPSASGEGSKTVPSTNGNTSDGSNIKAPLHFVPLLLFVISCASTLTSF; from the exons ATGGCATTCAAAGGAATTGAAATGGCTCTAGCCCTCGTCCTTGGGTCCATGCTTTTGGGTGGAGCCATGGCTCAATCAGGCTGTACCACTGCACTCACAAGCCTGGCACCATGCCTCAACTATGTCACAGGAAACTCATCAAACCCATCATCTTCATGCTGCTCACAGCTTTCTAATGTTGTCCAGTCATCACCACAGTGCCTTTGCTCATTGCTCAATGGTGGCGGCTCCTCATTGGGTATCACCATAAACCAAACCCTTGCTCTGTCTCTTCCTGCTGCCTGTAAAGTCCAAACTCCACCCGCTAGCCAGTGTCAAG GTGCCAATGGACCTACAACAAGTCCATCAACTCCTCCAGCAAGTTCCTCTGCAGATCCCTCCAATCAAACACCTTCAGATGCTTCTACACCAGAAGCTGCAATTTCGCCTTCGGCCTCAGACATTCCTTCAGCTTCAG GAGAAGGGTCGAAAACAGTTCCATCCACAAACGGAAACACATCTGATGGAAGCAACATCAAAGCACCCCTTCACTTTGTTCCCTTGCTCCTTTTCGTTATCTCTTGTGCTTCTACTCTCACCAGTTTTTGA
- the LOC109950767 gene encoding major pollen allergen Ole e 6-like, with product MAKKLVAVFLMLVVVVAALHIREAEAEDGDHKEYKECFGNCLKECEDGDAHGQTYCEMSCDTECALRESAERLKNIKV from the exons atggcCAAGAAGCTTGTTGCAGTGTTTCTcatgttggtggtggttgttgCAGCACTCCACATTCGGGAGGCTGAGGCAGAAGACGGTGATCACAAGGAATACAAGGAGTGCTTCGGCAACTGCTTGAAGGAATGCGAAGACGGCGACGCCCACGGTCAAACTTACTGTGAGATGAGCTGTGACACTGAATGTGCACTTAGAGAGAGTGCCG AAAGGCTGAAGAATATCAAAGTTTGA